CAGCGCCAGCACCGGCAAGAACAGCCACACGGGCGGCGTGCCATCGGATCGCACTGCAATTGCCAGCAGCACCAGGGTCACGGCCGGTGACAGCGTTGACGCCCATCGGACCACGCGCGCCAGGCCCATCCTGCCGACCAGCCAGCCGTTGGCCAGCGAGCCCACAGCGAACAGCGACGCGATGGCACCGAAGATCAGTGGGAACTGGCTGCGCAGATCGAAGATGTCGCCGATGATCAGCTCGCTGGTCGCCAAGTAGGTGGCCATGAGTCCCTGGAGGAACGCCGATGCCAGGGTCGACAGCGAGGTAACCCGGGTGGTGGCGACCCTCTTGGCCCCTTCGGCCAGCGAGCGCATGCGGAGGCTGCGCCTGTTGTGCTCGGCGAGGGTTTCGGGCAGGCGGCTGGTCCACGTCCAAACCAGCATCGCCCAGCCGGCGCACAGCAGGAAGATCGCCTGCCAGGGCAGCACCAGGATCACCAGGGAGCCCACCGATGGCGCGATCACGGGCACCAGGATGAAGACGGCCATGATCACCGACATGGCCTTGGCCATGGCCTCGCCGTCCAGCACGTCGCGCACGATTGCGACCGCCACCGCACGACACCCGGACGCGCCGATGGCCCAAACGAACCTGCCGACCAGCATCAGCCCCAGCGACGGAGCCAGCGCAGACGCCACCGCGGCGATCGCGTACACCGAGATACTGGCGGCCAGCACCGGCTTGCGGCCATAACGGTCGCTCAGCGGGCCCAACCACAGCTGCCCGACGGCCAGACCGAAGAAGAAGACCGTGACGACCTGGCTCATCTGGGGCGACTGGGGCTCCAGACCGAACGTCTCGCGCATCTCGTCGAAGGCCGGCAACACCATGTCGATCGAAAGTGCGGTGAGGGCCATGATGGCCGACATCATCGGCAGGAACTCGCGCCGGCTCACGCCTGCGGCAGAGGCATCTGCGGGCGTCGAGGGTTTCGTTGTTCCTTCGAGGGTCACCGTGAGACTGTAGCGCCGCGCCCCGTGGGTTCAGGAGATGGTTCATCCGCTGGTCGAATCGACGGCGGGAGGTTGTCCGACACGTGTGCGAGTGTCACAGCTGCCTCGACCTCGGCGGCGCTCGTTGGGCGTGCGAAATAGAAGCCCTGCAGGTGGTCGCTTCCCAGCGACGTCAGCAGGGCGGCCTGGCCCTCGGTTTCGATGCCCTCGGCTATGACTTCGACGCCCAGGATGTGCCCGATGTCGACCATCAGCTTGATGAGGGGGAAGTTCTGCGACGACGACATCTCGGCGACGAAGCTGCGGTCGATCTTCAGCGAGTCGAAGCCCAGCGACCTCAGCTGTGTCACGGACATGTAGCCGGTTCCGAAGTCGTCCAGTGCCACCCTGACACCCAGGTCGCGCAAGAGCTGCAGCTCGGCGGCCGCAACGGTGACGTCGTCGAACAGCGCGGTCTCGGTCAACTCGACGATGAGGCGGTCGGCGCGGGCCCCGGTTGCTTGCAGCACATCGGCCACCTCGGCCGCCAGCACACCGTGGCTCAGGTGACGCGCCGAGATGTTCACCGCAATCGACACGTCGGCCATCAGCGGGTGATCGGCCCAGGCCGCCAGTTGCTGGGCTGCGGAGCGCACCACCCATCTGTCGAGGTCGAGGATCAGATCGCTTCTCTCGGCGATTGGCACGAAGCCGACGGGCTGGATGAGGCCGCGCTGGGGATGCTGCCAGCGAACCAGTGCCTCGACGGTTCTGATCGTGCGTGTTTCTGCCTCGACCGTGGGCTGGAAGTGCAGCACCAGCTGATCGGCATCCAAGGCGGCGCGCAGGTCGTGCTCTACCGCGGCGCGCTCTTCGACCTCTCTGCGCAGGCGGTCGTCGCACACATCGATGCGCCGCTTGCCCTCCGCCTTGGCGCGGTACACGGCCAGGTCGGCGTCGCGGAGCACCTCGTCTGGATCGAACGGGCCCTCCGCCAGGGCGACGCCAATGCTCACGCTGGGGTGGTGGGTGGTGCCGTCGATCGTCATCGGTTGGGCGATCTCGTCCAGCAGTCGCTGGCCGAGCTCGAGGGCCTGCTGCTCGTTGGGCACGTCTTCGGCGATTGCGACGAATTCGTCACCACCGAGGCGACCGGCGAGGTCGGAGGTTCTGACCGCCGTGACGATGCGCCTGGCGATTGTGCTGAGCATCAGGTCGCCGGCGCGGTGGCCATGGATGTCGTTCACCGACTTGAAGTCGTCGATGTCGATGAACATCACCGCCAGCGGCCGGTGGTGTTTGGCCGATCGCTGCATGGCCTGCTCGAGGTGTTCCAGAGTGGCGCCGCGGTTGGCCAGGCGGGTGAGGCTGTCGTGGCGCGCCTG
Above is a genomic segment from Acidimicrobiales bacterium containing:
- a CDS encoding multidrug effflux MFS transporter; protein product: MTLEGTTKPSTPADASAAGVSRREFLPMMSAIMALTALSIDMVLPAFDEMRETFGLEPQSPQMSQVVTVFFFGLAVGQLWLGPLSDRYGRKPVLAASISVYAIAAVASALAPSLGLMLVGRFVWAIGASGCRAVAVAIVRDVLDGEAMAKAMSVIMAVFILVPVIAPSVGSLVILVLPWQAIFLLCAGWAMLVWTWTSRLPETLAEHNRRSLRMRSLAEGAKRVATTRVTSLSTLASAFLQGLMATYLATSELIIGDIFDLRSQFPLIFGAIASLFAVGSLANGWLVGRMGLARVVRWASTLSPAVTLVLLAIAVRSDGTPPVWLFLPVLALSLSAMTLLMPNLNTLSLIPMGDMAGLASSLTSSVRLGFGSILGTIAAAQVSDSVTPFAVAAVLFATATAVTSVLAVAGMTRPD